One stretch of Variovorax sp. 54 DNA includes these proteins:
- a CDS encoding SDR family oxidoreductase, with protein MAYSIDLSGRVAFVTGASSGLGAQFAKTLARAGAAVVLASRRVDKLKELRARIEGEGGDAHVVELDVTNFGSIKAAVARAETEVGPIDVLVNNSGVSTTQRLQDVTPDDYDYIFDTNVKGSFFVAQEVGKRMLARAQGKAPGTYIGGRIINIASSAALKVMPQIGTYCMSKAAVVQMTKAMALEWGRFGINVNALCPGYITTELNEEHWSTEGGAKLVSMLPRKRVGKPEDLDGLIVLLASGESHFVNGAVIAADDGFAI; from the coding sequence ATGGCTTACAGCATCGATCTCTCCGGCCGCGTGGCTTTCGTCACCGGCGCCTCCAGCGGACTGGGCGCCCAGTTCGCGAAAACACTGGCCCGTGCCGGCGCCGCCGTGGTGCTGGCCAGCCGCCGCGTCGACAAGCTCAAGGAACTGCGCGCGCGCATCGAAGGCGAGGGCGGCGACGCCCACGTGGTCGAACTCGACGTGACCAATTTCGGCAGCATCAAGGCCGCCGTGGCGCGCGCCGAAACCGAAGTGGGCCCCATCGACGTCCTGGTCAACAACTCGGGCGTGAGCACCACGCAGCGCCTGCAGGACGTCACGCCCGACGACTACGACTACATCTTCGACACCAACGTGAAGGGCTCTTTCTTCGTGGCGCAAGAGGTCGGCAAGCGCATGCTGGCGCGCGCCCAGGGCAAGGCGCCGGGCACCTACATCGGCGGACGCATCATCAACATCGCGTCGTCAGCGGCGCTGAAGGTCATGCCGCAGATCGGCACCTACTGCATGAGCAAGGCCGCGGTGGTGCAGATGACCAAGGCCATGGCGCTCGAGTGGGGCCGCTTCGGCATCAACGTGAATGCGCTGTGCCCGGGCTACATCACGACCGAGCTCAACGAGGAACACTGGAGCACCGAGGGCGGCGCCAAGCTGGTCAGCATGCTGCCACGCAAGCGCGTGGGCAAGCCCGAAGACCTCGACGGCCTGATCGTGCTGCTGGCCAGCGGCGAGAGCCATTTCGTGAACGGCGCGGTCATCGCGGCCGACGACGGGTTCGCGATCTGA
- a CDS encoding DMT family transporter, with protein MVGHFGMVDITAARFAVFGAVSALAVFARPAAVRWPTGRQALAALGLSVLGFSGYYLLLAFGIEAAGTEVPSLIIGTIPVWMMLLGRPAGLHMRALLPGLLLTGAGIALMIWGAWSAHHGAGGGGARFGWGIALALCSMVSWTVYGLLNAAWLQRHREVHAADWANWLGIATGLGALLLWAVAGSDAATLQSQPDGMLFIWIALASGFGSSWLATILWNIASQRLSASLCGQLIVSETLFALLYSFLWDGRWPQATEWLAAALFVLGILASIKAHR; from the coding sequence ATGGTGGGCCACTTCGGCATGGTCGACATCACGGCGGCGCGCTTCGCGGTGTTCGGCGCGGTGTCGGCGCTGGCGGTGTTCGCGCGGCCCGCAGCGGTGCGTTGGCCCACGGGCCGGCAGGCGCTGGCGGCACTCGGGCTCAGCGTGCTCGGCTTCAGCGGCTACTACCTGCTGCTGGCCTTCGGCATTGAAGCGGCTGGTACCGAGGTGCCCAGCCTCATCATCGGCACCATTCCCGTCTGGATGATGCTGCTGGGCCGGCCCGCGGGCCTGCACATGCGGGCCTTGCTGCCCGGCCTGCTGCTCACGGGCGCGGGCATCGCACTCATGATCTGGGGCGCGTGGTCGGCGCACCACGGCGCGGGCGGCGGCGGCGCCCGCTTCGGCTGGGGCATTGCGCTGGCGCTGTGTTCGATGGTGAGCTGGACGGTCTACGGCCTGCTCAATGCCGCCTGGCTGCAACGGCACCGCGAGGTGCACGCGGCCGACTGGGCCAACTGGCTCGGCATTGCCACCGGCCTGGGCGCCTTGCTGCTGTGGGCGGTGGCGGGCAGCGATGCCGCCACGCTGCAGTCGCAGCCCGACGGCATGCTCTTCATCTGGATTGCGCTGGCGAGCGGCTTCGGCTCGTCGTGGCTCGCAACCATTCTCTGGAACATCGCAAGCCAGCGCCTTTCGGCCAGCCTCTGCGGCCAACTGATCGTGAGCGAGACGCTGTTCGCCTTGCTCTATTCCTTCCTCTGGGACGGCCGCTGGCCGCAGGCCACCGAATGGCTGGCGGCGGCGCTGTTCGTCCTGGGCATCCTCGCATCCATCAAGGCCCACCGATGA
- a CDS encoding acyl-CoA thioesterase produces the protein MRIEIPEKKKLVYEMSIPIRWGDMDAMGHLNNGTYFRYLETARIDWIRSLGVEPTPGGEGMVIVNAFCNFYRQIEYPGNVRIKMYVSDPGRTTFESWATMVREDAPDVLCAAGGATTIWVDFPKQKALALPDWLREIVSD, from the coding sequence ATGAGAATCGAAATCCCCGAAAAGAAGAAGCTCGTGTATGAAATGTCGATCCCCATCCGCTGGGGCGACATGGACGCCATGGGCCACCTGAACAACGGCACCTACTTTCGCTACCTCGAGACCGCGCGCATCGACTGGATCCGCTCGCTCGGCGTCGAGCCCACGCCGGGCGGCGAGGGCATGGTGATCGTCAACGCCTTTTGCAACTTCTACCGCCAGATCGAGTACCCGGGCAACGTGCGGATCAAGATGTACGTGAGCGACCCGGGGCGCACCACCTTCGAAAGCTGGGCCACCATGGTCCGCGAAGACGCGCCCGACGTGCTCTGCGCGGCCGGCGGCGCCACCACCATCTGGGTCGACTTTCCGAAGCAGAAGGCGCTGGCGCTGCCCGACTGGCTGCGCGAGATCGTCAGCGACTGA